The Polymorphobacter megasporae genome window below encodes:
- a CDS encoding DNA recombination protein RmuC — MEVAVAVLVAALVVLAAAWFAWGRNLAAARAQVVDHRIAIGRHAVEVEAQQVRLAELAGVEAERNRLASDLAGLRAGQAERDVGHARQLADLQTSFAALAAKALDGAQTAFLERAEARFAEHKTLSETGMAALLAPVAETLTRYEGELKKVEVARAEAYGGLREQVTALALGNARVSDEASKLVSALRSSGKTSGSWGEQQLRNVLDMAGLREGIDFTLQTSTDRGDGNKRPDAIINLPGGRQLIVDSKCSLNDYLSAGEADSEDGRRAAYKRHAAAVRTHARGLGDKNYWKDFGASADFVVMFLPGENFLSAALEHDLPLLGWAFDQRILLAGPINLLAIAKTVALVWRQETQAEQWREIGALGAQLHAAVATMTEHLSSVGKNLTQAVNAYNGFVGSLEANVLPKARRFTDLGVDPGKKGIAPLAPIDGTPRIAAAPELLPPPAAIAAE; from the coding sequence GTGGAAGTTGCTGTTGCGGTGCTGGTTGCCGCGCTCGTCGTGCTTGCGGCGGCGTGGTTCGCGTGGGGGCGCAACCTCGCCGCGGCCCGCGCTCAGGTCGTCGACCACCGCATCGCGATCGGGCGTCATGCGGTCGAGGTCGAAGCGCAGCAGGTGCGGCTCGCCGAACTTGCCGGGGTCGAAGCCGAGCGCAATCGGCTCGCCTCCGACCTCGCCGGACTTCGGGCCGGACAGGCCGAGCGCGATGTCGGTCACGCCCGGCAGCTTGCCGATCTCCAGACTTCGTTCGCGGCACTGGCAGCAAAGGCGCTCGACGGTGCGCAAACGGCGTTTCTCGAACGCGCCGAAGCCCGCTTTGCCGAACACAAGACCTTGTCCGAGACCGGCATGGCCGCGCTGCTCGCCCCGGTCGCCGAGACACTGACGCGCTACGAAGGTGAATTGAAGAAGGTCGAGGTCGCCCGCGCCGAGGCGTATGGCGGCCTGCGCGAACAGGTCACCGCGCTCGCGCTCGGCAATGCCCGCGTCAGCGACGAGGCGTCGAAGCTCGTCTCGGCACTGCGGTCGAGCGGCAAGACGAGCGGCAGTTGGGGCGAGCAACAGCTTCGCAACGTCCTCGACATGGCGGGATTGCGCGAGGGGATCGACTTCACTTTGCAGACGAGCACCGACCGCGGCGACGGCAACAAGCGACCCGACGCGATCATCAACTTGCCAGGCGGGCGTCAGTTGATCGTCGATTCGAAATGCTCGCTCAACGACTATCTCTCGGCGGGCGAGGCCGACAGCGAGGACGGACGCCGTGCCGCGTACAAGCGTCATGCCGCAGCGGTGCGGACGCATGCGCGCGGGCTCGGCGACAAGAATTACTGGAAAGATTTCGGCGCGTCGGCCGATTTCGTCGTCATGTTCCTGCCGGGAGAGAACTTCCTGTCGGCGGCGCTCGAACACGACCTGCCGCTGCTCGGCTGGGCGTTCGATCAGCGCATCCTGTTGGCCGGGCCGATCAACCTGCTCGCGATCGCCAAGACCGTCGCGCTCGTCTGGCGGCAGGAGACTCAGGCCGAACAGTGGCGCGAGATCGGCGCGCTCGGGGCCCAGCTCCATGCAGCGGTTGCGACGATGACCGAGCATCTAAGCTCGGTCGGCAAGAATCTGACGCAGGCGGTCAATGCGTACAACGGTTTCGTCGGGTCGCTCGAGGCGAATGTCCTGCCCAAGGCGCGGCGCTTCACCGATCTCGGCGTCGATCCCGGCAAGAAGGGGATCGCGCCGCTTGCGCCGATCGACGGCACCCCAAGGATCGCGGCCGCGCCGGAACTCCTGCCGCCGCCCGCCGCGATCGCTGCGGAGTAA
- the ihfB gene encoding integration host factor subunit beta: MIRSELVTAVATANPHLTQRDVERVVATIFDTISEALAIGRRVELRGFGAFSTRAREARTGRNPRTGTAVEVDAKRVPYFKPGKHLRERLNVG, translated from the coding sequence ATGATCCGGTCGGAATTAGTGACGGCGGTGGCCACCGCCAATCCGCATCTTACGCAGCGCGATGTCGAGCGCGTCGTCGCGACGATCTTCGATACGATCAGCGAAGCCCTTGCCATCGGCCGGCGCGTTGAACTTCGCGGCTTTGGCGCATTTTCAACCCGCGCCCGCGAAGCCCGCACCGGCCGCAACCCGCGCACCGGCACCGCGGTCGAGGTCGATGCCAAGCGCGTGCCGTATTTCAAGCCCGGCAAGCACTTACGCGAGCGCCTCAACGTCGGCTAA
- a CDS encoding aspartyl/asparaginyl beta-hydroxylase domain-containing protein has protein sequence MSESPQTLNAAGMQRLGAGDAAAAVALFARAAALDPAAAVLWLNLANAQRQCGDEPGEADSLKRVLAIDARDLTGLIRFAELNERRGDLAKAMVAWSGVLAVAPPVAETAPPLSDILRHASAFVTARSADFAATIDAALAPAVAAVAPAARRRFDEAVAVATGRRRIYLNDCAGLHFPFLPADGYFAREHFPWLAAFEAQTPAIRAEVEALLGTGGGDGIEPYVVMDAGAPPNKWTALDKSFDWSCYYLWQYGKPIDAALAKCPATAAAIAAVPRVELPSRAPTAFFSILKPHTRIPAHTGVSNTRTTVHLPLIVPPGCGFRVGNETRPWVVGQAFAFDDTIEHEAWNDSDEVRVILIIDVWNPYLTAEEKGLLQEFYRATDASGHNPEPRD, from the coding sequence ATGAGCGAGTCGCCGCAGACACTCAACGCGGCGGGGATGCAGCGACTCGGAGCCGGTGACGCGGCGGCGGCGGTGGCACTGTTCGCACGTGCTGCCGCACTCGATCCGGCGGCGGCGGTGTTGTGGCTCAACCTCGCCAATGCACAGCGCCAGTGCGGCGACGAGCCGGGCGAGGCGGACAGCCTCAAGCGCGTGCTGGCGATCGACGCGCGCGATCTGACCGGCTTGATCCGCTTCGCCGAACTCAACGAGCGGCGCGGCGATCTGGCGAAGGCGATGGTGGCATGGTCGGGCGTGCTCGCGGTTGCGCCGCCAGTTGCCGAAACTGCGCCGCCGCTGAGCGATATCCTAAGGCATGCCAGCGCGTTCGTGACGGCGCGAAGCGCCGATTTCGCCGCGACGATCGATGCGGCGCTCGCCCCAGCGGTAGCTGCGGTGGCCCCCGCAGCGCGGCGGCGATTCGACGAGGCGGTCGCGGTCGCGACCGGCCGGCGGCGGATCTATCTCAACGACTGCGCCGGGCTGCACTTCCCGTTTCTTCCCGCCGACGGGTATTTCGCGCGAGAGCATTTCCCGTGGCTGGCGGCGTTCGAAGCCCAGACCCCGGCGATTCGCGCAGAGGTCGAAGCGCTGCTCGGGACTGGCGGCGGGGACGGCATCGAGCCGTATGTCGTGATGGACGCAGGCGCTCCGCCGAACAAATGGACCGCGCTCGACAAGTCGTTCGACTGGAGCTGCTATTATCTGTGGCAATACGGCAAGCCGATCGACGCGGCGCTGGCAAAGTGCCCCGCGACTGCCGCCGCCATTGCCGCGGTCCCGCGCGTCGAACTGCCTTCGCGCGCGCCGACCGCATTCTTTTCGATCCTCAAGCCGCATACGCGGATCCCTGCGCACACCGGCGTCAGCAATACGCGGACAACGGTCCATCTGCCGCTGATCGTGCCGCCGGGGTGCGGCTTCCGCGTCGGCAACGAGACGCGGCCGTGGGTCGTGGGACAGGCATTCGCCTTCGACGACACGATCGAGCACGAAGCGTGGAACGACAGCGACGAGGTCCGGGTCATCCTGATCATCGACGTCTGGAACCCGTACCTCACCGCCGAGGAGAAGGGATTGCTTCAGGAATTCTATCGCGCGACCGATGCAAGCGGGCACAACCCCGAGCCGCGGGATTAA
- the xseA gene encoding exodeoxyribonuclease VII large subunit — protein MNATLLNTPEYTVSELGLALKRTVENAYGYVRVRGEISGFKRATSGHLYLCLKDAGAVIDGVMWKGGAAALPFRPEDGLEVIATGKLTTYPGRSKYQIVIERMEPAGAGALMALLEARKAKLAAEGLFDPARKRALPYIPRVIGVITSPTGAVIRDILHRLSDRFPRRVLVWPVVVQGEAAAGQVAAAVAGFNALVRGGQIPRPDLLIVARGGGSVEDLWAFNEEIVVRAVAASTIPVITAVGHETDTTLVDFAGDHRAPTPTAAAERAVPVLADLRLTLGGLGLRLDRAAARGVELRAERATALARRLPTPSALLGLRQQRADELADRLPRALRAAAAGWRARYDRAGGALQRPLLDRRVVLERTRVERTAERLRAGGRALLANDAAKLGRAGAGLRPALLGVRRDRAVAALGSAARLLETLGPNNVLKRGYAYVTTRDGHVITSAGAARAKVALRLTFDDGTVDVTTGAASPPEDRPVQPSVARPAARPAISGPVQERLL, from the coding sequence GTGAACGCCACCCTCCTCAACACCCCCGAATATACCGTCTCCGAACTCGGCCTCGCGCTCAAGCGGACGGTCGAGAATGCGTACGGCTATGTCCGGGTGCGCGGCGAAATCAGCGGTTTCAAGCGAGCGACGTCGGGGCATTTGTACCTGTGCCTCAAGGACGCTGGCGCGGTGATCGACGGGGTGATGTGGAAGGGCGGGGCGGCGGCGCTGCCGTTCCGGCCCGAGGACGGGCTCGAAGTTATCGCGACGGGCAAGCTGACGACGTACCCCGGGCGGTCGAAGTACCAGATCGTCATCGAACGGATGGAGCCGGCAGGGGCGGGAGCGCTGATGGCGCTGCTCGAGGCACGCAAGGCGAAGCTTGCCGCCGAGGGGTTGTTCGATCCGGCCCGCAAACGCGCGTTGCCGTACATCCCGCGGGTGATCGGGGTCATCACCTCGCCGACCGGCGCGGTGATCCGCGACATCCTCCATCGGCTGAGCGATCGCTTCCCGCGCCGCGTGCTAGTTTGGCCGGTCGTCGTGCAGGGCGAGGCGGCGGCGGGGCAGGTCGCGGCGGCGGTCGCCGGATTCAACGCCTTGGTCCGTGGCGGACAAATCCCCCGCCCGGACCTGCTGATCGTCGCGCGCGGCGGCGGATCGGTCGAGGATCTGTGGGCGTTCAATGAGGAGATCGTTGTCCGCGCGGTCGCCGCGAGCACGATCCCGGTGATCACGGCGGTCGGGCACGAGACCGATACGACGCTGGTCGACTTCGCCGGGGACCACCGCGCCCCGACCCCGACCGCCGCCGCCGAACGCGCGGTACCGGTGCTTGCCGACCTGCGGCTGACGCTTGGCGGCCTCGGGCTGCGGCTCGACCGGGCGGCGGCGCGCGGGGTCGAGCTTCGCGCCGAACGCGCGACTGCGCTGGCGCGGCGGCTCCCCACGCCTTCGGCATTGCTCGGCCTGCGCCAACAGCGTGCCGACGAACTCGCGGACCGCCTGCCACGCGCGCTGCGGGCGGCGGCGGCGGGGTGGCGCGCGCGATACGATCGGGCGGGCGGGGCGCTGCAGCGCCCGCTCCTCGACCGGCGCGTCGTGCTCGAGCGGACGCGCGTCGAGCGGACCGCCGAGCGGCTCCGTGCGGGGGGGCGTGCGCTGCTGGCAAATGACGCGGCGAAGCTCGGCCGGGCGGGGGCGGGGCTGCGTCCGGCGCTGCTCGGCGTGCGGCGCGACCGGGCGGTGGCGGCGCTGGGTTCGGCGGCGCGGTTGCTCGAAACGCTCGGTCCGAATAACGTGCTCAAGCGCGGTTATGCCTATGTCACGACCCGCGACGGCCATGTCATCACCAGCGCCGGCGCGGCGCGGGCGAAGGTGGCGCTGCGGCTGACATTCGACGACGGGACGGTCGACGTGACGACTGGAGCGGCGTCACCGCCAGAAGACAGGCCGGTGCAACCGTCGGTTGCGCGACCGGCGGCCCGGCCGGCCATTAGCGGGCCGGTACAGGAAAGGTTGTTATGA
- a CDS encoding DUF2093 domain-containing protein, translating into MMLDRSGGRPAKLRYLSGSYQVVAPGDYVLCAVTGARLPVASLRYWSSELQEAYANAEVAVGRYNEMRASGRLA; encoded by the coding sequence ATGATGCTCGATCGAAGCGGCGGACGCCCGGCGAAACTTCGTTATCTGTCAGGATCTTATCAGGTCGTTGCGCCGGGCGATTACGTGCTCTGCGCAGTGACGGGGGCGCGGCTGCCGGTTGCGTCGCTCCGTTATTGGTCGTCCGAGCTGCAGGAAGCATATGCCAACGCCGAGGTCGCGGTCGGGCGCTATAATGAGATGCGGGCGAGCGGACGGCTGGCGTGA
- a CDS encoding hemolysin family protein: protein MHAFPWIDAVIVLALIVLNGFLSMSELAIVASRRPRLRGLAAAGKSGAATALALAEDSARFLSSAQAGITLVSILNGAFSGSSLSGPVGERLSAWFGMSPAHAQDIGFGIVIVLTTYVSLIVGELVPKQFALRSPEPIACAVAPAMLWLTRLASPFAWLLDKSSALVFRLLGQRRDANHVVTEEELRSVVAEAETAGVIEESERQMISGIMRLADRPVRGVMTPRNRIDWLDADASDQETRDALAKTPHTRLPVAAGSIDDILGVLQARDVVAALIEGRPLDLRALARPAPVLPDMLDAMDALASLRDADIPIALVHDEYGHFEGIVTPADLLAAIAGEFRSDVDDANDPPAVERHDGSWLLSGSLPADEMADRLGLDLPVSRDYQTVAGYILAQIRHLPDTGEVFDADGWRFEVVDMDGRKIDKVIATCIAKSEG from the coding sequence GTGCACGCATTTCCCTGGATCGACGCGGTCATCGTCCTCGCGCTGATCGTCCTCAACGGCTTCCTCAGCATGTCCGAGCTGGCGATCGTCGCGTCGCGGCGTCCGCGCCTGCGTGGCCTTGCCGCCGCAGGCAAAAGCGGCGCCGCGACCGCGCTCGCACTTGCCGAGGATTCGGCGCGCTTCCTGTCGTCGGCGCAGGCGGGGATCACCCTCGTCTCGATCCTCAACGGCGCGTTTTCGGGGTCGAGCCTGTCGGGGCCGGTCGGCGAGCGGTTGAGCGCGTGGTTCGGCATGTCCCCGGCGCACGCGCAGGACATCGGCTTCGGCATCGTCATCGTCCTGACGACGTACGTCTCGTTGATCGTCGGCGAACTCGTGCCCAAGCAGTTCGCGCTGCGCTCGCCCGAGCCGATCGCGTGTGCGGTCGCCCCGGCGATGCTGTGGCTGACCCGGCTCGCCTCGCCGTTCGCTTGGTTGCTCGACAAGAGCAGCGCGCTCGTCTTCCGCCTGCTCGGCCAGCGCCGCGACGCCAACCATGTCGTCACCGAGGAGGAATTGCGCTCGGTCGTCGCCGAGGCCGAGACCGCCGGGGTGATCGAGGAAAGCGAACGGCAGATGATCTCGGGCATCATGCGCCTCGCCGATCGGCCGGTGCGCGGGGTGATGACGCCGCGCAACCGGATCGACTGGCTCGACGCCGATGCGAGCGACCAGGAGACCCGCGACGCGCTCGCGAAGACCCCGCACACGCGGCTGCCCGTCGCGGCGGGATCGATCGATGATATCCTAGGCGTGCTCCAGGCGCGCGACGTCGTCGCCGCGCTGATCGAGGGACGTCCGCTCGACCTCCGCGCGCTCGCGCGGCCCGCGCCGGTCCTTCCCGACATGCTCGATGCGATGGACGCGCTCGCCAGCCTGCGCGACGCCGATATCCCAATCGCGCTGGTCCACGACGAGTACGGCCATTTCGAGGGAATCGTGACCCCGGCCGACCTGCTCGCGGCAATCGCGGGCGAGTTCCGCTCGGACGTCGACGACGCCAACGACCCGCCTGCGGTCGAGCGCCACGACGGCTCATGGCTATTGTCGGGATCGCTCCCCGCCGACGAGATGGCCGACCGGCTCGGCCTCGACCTTCCCGTCAGCCGCGATTACCAGACCGTCGCGGGCTATATCCTCGCGCAGATCCGCCATTTGCCGGACACCGGCGAGGTGTTCGACGCCGACGGCTGGCGGTTCGAGGTCGTCGATATGGACGGGCGCAAGATCGACAAGGTCATCGCGACGTGCATCGCGAAATCGGAGGGCTAG
- a CDS encoding SMP-30/gluconolactonase/LRE family protein: MHPHTIVAENLAFPEGPVWFEDGSVVVVEIKAGRITRVRPDGRTEPIATPGGGPNGLALGPDGALYLCNNGGFTWSGDGEGMMLPGGAPDEYETGRIERIDLGTGKVERLYDACDGHPLSGPNDIVFDAHGGFWFTDLGKHHAHNTDNGGLFYAHPDGSKIVCAVHGPNMNGVGLSPDGKTVYAACTQARLLLAFDITGPGTVAPSAIPALPGRVVTSFPGYTYLDSLAVEADGRIAVATLVERPGICSVDPATGAQEDFAFPDLLTTNIVFGGDDMMDAWVCLSTTGKLAKCRWPRPGLRLAHYG, from the coding sequence ATGCATCCGCACACTATCGTCGCCGAAAACCTCGCCTTTCCCGAGGGACCGGTGTGGTTCGAGGACGGCTCGGTCGTCGTCGTCGAAATCAAGGCGGGGCGGATCACCCGCGTCCGCCCTGATGGCCGGACCGAACCCATCGCCACCCCGGGCGGCGGCCCGAACGGCCTAGCACTCGGCCCCGACGGCGCGCTGTACCTGTGCAACAACGGCGGCTTCACGTGGAGCGGCGACGGCGAGGGCATGATGCTTCCCGGCGGCGCGCCGGACGAATACGAGACTGGGCGGATCGAGCGCATCGACCTCGGCACCGGCAAGGTCGAACGGCTTTACGACGCGTGCGACGGGCACCCGCTGTCGGGGCCGAACGATATCGTCTTCGATGCACACGGCGGATTCTGGTTCACCGACCTCGGCAAACACCATGCGCACAACACCGATAACGGCGGTTTATTCTACGCGCACCCCGACGGCTCGAAAATCGTCTGCGCGGTCCACGGGCCGAACATGAACGGCGTCGGCCTGTCGCCCGATGGCAAGACGGTTTACGCCGCGTGCACGCAGGCGCGGCTACTCCTCGCGTTCGACATCACTGGACCCGGCACCGTCGCGCCGTCGGCGATCCCGGCGCTGCCGGGGCGCGTCGTCACGAGCTTTCCCGGCTATACCTACCTCGATAGTCTCGCGGTCGAGGCCGACGGGCGGATCGCGGTGGCGACGCTGGTCGAACGCCCCGGCATCTGCTCGGTCGACCCGGCGACGGGGGCGCAGGAGGATTTCGCCTTCCCCGACCTGCTGACGACGAACATCGTGTTCGGCGGTGACGACATGATGGATGCGTGGGTCTGCCTGTCGACGACGGGCAAGCTCGCGAAGTGCCGCTGGCCGCGACCCGGGCTCCGCCTCGCGCATTACGGCTGA
- a CDS encoding M23 family metallopeptidase, whose product MRLAAAAAVLLVAVSAAPTPAPREWQIAGRLEQGGIVLGTAPLGTTSVTVDGAAVRLTGDRRFIAGFGRDAAPTTTIVAHFADGTTSLRTVPVAKRTWQIESIPSLRQPPPDAPPDPVYDARRAVELAEISAARAGDSDDSGWEQAFAWPAHGRISGVYGSQRILGGVPKSPHLGLDVAAPPGTPVLAPADGTVRLAHGPFLLEGNLVMLDHGHGLVSAFLHLSRIDVKEGQHVVRGEELGRVGMTGRATGPHLHWALSWRTARLDPELFVPEGGNL is encoded by the coding sequence ATGCGCCTCGCTGCCGCGGCGGCGGTGCTGCTCGTTGCCGTCAGTGCCGCACCGACCCCGGCGCCGCGCGAGTGGCAGATCGCCGGACGGCTCGAACAGGGCGGCATCGTCCTCGGCACCGCGCCGCTCGGCACGACGAGCGTCACCGTCGATGGTGCGGCGGTGCGGCTGACCGGCGATCGGCGCTTCATCGCAGGGTTCGGACGCGACGCCGCGCCGACGACCACGATCGTCGCGCACTTCGCTGATGGCACGACAAGCCTGCGGACCGTGCCGGTGGCGAAGCGCACGTGGCAGATCGAGTCGATCCCGTCGCTCAGGCAGCCGCCCCCCGATGCGCCGCCCGACCCGGTCTATGATGCCCGCCGCGCGGTCGAGCTCGCCGAGATCTCCGCCGCGCGTGCCGGCGACAGCGACGACTCGGGATGGGAGCAGGCCTTCGCGTGGCCCGCGCACGGCCGCATCAGCGGCGTCTACGGGTCGCAGCGCATTCTTGGCGGGGTGCCGAAATCGCCGCATCTCGGCCTAGACGTCGCCGCGCCGCCGGGAACGCCGGTGCTTGCTCCCGCCGACGGCACCGTTCGCCTCGCGCACGGACCATTCCTGCTCGAGGGCAATCTTGTCATGCTCGACCACGGCCACGGGCTCGTGTCGGCATTCCTCCATCTCAGCCGGATCGACGTGAAGGAAGGCCAGCATGTCGTGCGGGGCGAGGAGCTTGGCCGTGTCGGCATGACCGGGCGCGCAACCGGACCGCACCTTCATTGGGCCTTGAGCTGGCGCACCGCGCGGCTCGATCCGGAGCTGTTCGTGCCGGAGGGCGGGAACCTTTAA
- the purD gene encoding phosphoribosylamine--glycine ligase — translation MNILVIGGGGREHALCWKLRQSAKVDRLFCAPGNAGIAQVAECVSLDPGNAAVVEFAQTNDIGLVVIGPEQPLVDGLADALRAAGIRAFGPSAAAARLEGSKGFTKSLCARANIPTAAFARFDSADAAREYVAAHDLPVVIKADGLAAGKGVVIATTAAEAGAALDTMAGPVVIEAFLTGPEASLFVLCDGTDLLSLGSAQDYKRVGDGDTGPNTGGMGAVAPAPALTAVLESRALTEIVAPTVAAMAAMGTPFTGVLFAGLMLTPTGPQLIEYNVRFGDPECEVLMLRLESDPLDLLVATCDGTLAAARPVWRDDTAVTVVMAAENYPGLPVTGTVIAGIDAAEATGAVVFHAGTARRDDGAVIATGGRVLAVTAIGADVGEARAAAYAGVDKIDWPGGFCRRDIGGE, via the coding sequence ATGAACATCCTCGTCATCGGCGGCGGCGGGCGCGAGCATGCGCTGTGCTGGAAATTGCGGCAGTCGGCGAAGGTCGATCGCCTGTTCTGTGCACCGGGCAATGCCGGGATCGCACAGGTCGCCGAGTGCGTGTCGCTTGATCCCGGCAATGCGGCAGTCGTCGAGTTCGCGCAGACCAACGACATTGGCCTCGTCGTCATCGGCCCCGAGCAACCCCTCGTCGACGGGCTCGCCGACGCCCTTCGTGCCGCAGGCATTCGGGCGTTTGGACCGTCGGCAGCGGCGGCGCGGCTCGAGGGGTCGAAGGGGTTCACCAAGTCGCTGTGCGCGCGGGCGAATATCCCGACCGCCGCCTTTGCCCGCTTCGACTCGGCCGATGCCGCGCGCGAGTACGTCGCCGCGCACGACTTGCCGGTGGTGATCAAGGCCGACGGCCTCGCCGCAGGCAAGGGCGTCGTTATTGCGACAACCGCCGCCGAAGCCGGTGCCGCGCTCGACACCATGGCGGGCCCCGTCGTGATCGAGGCGTTCTTGACCGGCCCCGAGGCGAGCCTGTTCGTCCTGTGCGACGGCACCGACCTGCTCAGCCTTGGCAGCGCGCAGGACTATAAGCGCGTTGGCGATGGCGACACTGGGCCGAATACCGGCGGCATGGGCGCGGTTGCCCCTGCTCCGGCGCTGACCGCGGTGCTTGAATCGCGCGCATTGACCGAGATCGTCGCGCCGACCGTCGCGGCGATGGCGGCGATGGGGACTCCCTTCACCGGGGTACTGTTCGCCGGGTTGATGCTGACGCCCACTGGGCCGCAGTTGATCGAGTACAACGTCCGCTTCGGCGATCCCGAGTGCGAGGTGTTGATGCTTCGGCTCGAGAGCGACCCGCTCGACCTGCTCGTCGCGACCTGTGACGGCACGCTCGCCGCGGCGCGCCCGGTGTGGCGCGATGACACCGCGGTGACGGTGGTGATGGCGGCGGAGAATTACCCCGGGCTTCCGGTCACCGGCACCGTTATCGCGGGGATCGACGCGGCTGAAGCAACCGGCGCGGTCGTTTTCCACGCCGGAACCGCGCGGCGCGACGATGGCGCAGTGATCGCCACCGGCGGCCGCGTCCTCGCGGTCACCGCAATCGGCGCCGATGTTGGCGAAGCGCGGGCGGCTGCTTATGCTGGCGTCGACAAGATCGATTGGCCGGGCGGCTTCTGCCGTCGCGATATCGGCGGGGAGTGA
- a CDS encoding phosphotransferase — MASRQELNSGVGEVRVGLGFDEARLAEWMAANVDDFAGPLTVRQFNGGQSNPTYKLTTPGQNYVLRRKPPGTLLKSAHAVDREYRVITALHAAGFPAPRTFGLCTDDDVIGTWFYVMDCVDGRVIWDTTFPDVPRGDRPAYFDAMNATIAQLHMLDPVAIGLGDFGKPGNYFARQIGRWSRQYLEDTDAGRFEAMDRLVEWLPNNIPPGEETSVVHGDYRCDNMIFHPTEPKVLAVLDWELSTLGHPLADFSYHLMMYRMPPSMTAGLTGVDLAALNIPDEAAYTAAYCRRTGRDGIANMDFYVAYNMFRLAAILHGIQGRVVRGTAASAHAKASGAGVAPLAELAWEQALKAGA; from the coding sequence ATGGCGAGCAGGCAGGAACTCAATTCGGGCGTCGGCGAGGTGCGTGTCGGGCTGGGCTTCGACGAGGCGCGGCTCGCCGAATGGATGGCAGCGAACGTCGACGATTTCGCCGGGCCGCTGACGGTTCGCCAGTTCAACGGCGGCCAGTCGAACCCGACGTACAAGCTGACGACACCGGGGCAGAATTACGTCCTCCGCCGCAAGCCGCCAGGAACGCTGCTCAAGTCGGCGCACGCGGTCGACCGCGAATATCGCGTCATCACCGCGCTCCACGCCGCCGGTTTCCCCGCGCCGCGAACCTTCGGCCTGTGCACCGACGACGATGTCATCGGGACGTGGTTCTACGTGATGGATTGCGTCGACGGGCGCGTGATCTGGGACACGACCTTCCCCGACGTGCCGCGCGGCGACCGCCCGGCATATTTCGACGCGATGAACGCGACGATCGCGCAGCTCCACATGCTCGACCCGGTCGCGATCGGACTCGGCGACTTCGGCAAGCCAGGCAATTATTTCGCGCGGCAGATCGGCCGCTGGTCGCGCCAGTATCTCGAGGATACCGATGCCGGGCGGTTCGAAGCAATGGACCGGCTCGTCGAATGGCTGCCGAACAACATCCCGCCGGGCGAGGAGACCAGCGTTGTCCACGGCGACTATCGCTGCGATAACATGATCTTCCACCCGACCGAGCCGAAGGTGCTCGCGGTCCTCGACTGGGAATTGTCGACGCTCGGCCACCCGCTCGCCGATTTCAGCTATCACCTGATGATGTACCGGATGCCGCCATCGATGACCGCCGGACTCACCGGGGTCGACCTCGCCGCGCTCAACATCCCCGACGAAGCCGCGTACACTGCCGCCTATTGCCGACGGACGGGGCGCGACGGCATCGCCAACATGGATTTCTACGTCGCGTACAACATGTTCCGGCTGGCCGCGATCTTGCACGGCATCCAAGGGCGCGTCGTGCGCGGAACGGCGGCGAGCGCGCATGCGAAGGCGAGCGGAGCAGGGGTGGCCCCGCTGGCCGAATTGGCGTGGGAGCAGGCGCTGAAAGCGGGGGCGTGA